Proteins from a single region of Methanoculleus horonobensis:
- a CDS encoding phosphoglycerate kinase: protein MEIGTLADTGKLTGTVMLRVDFNSPIDPSSNQILDDKRFREHLPTVQALEDARLVVLTHQSRPGKKDFTTLEAHAAKLERLLGRPVTYVEDIFGRCARDAIRSAKRGDVLMLENLRFAAEENLTLKPDEAKKTLLVRRLASMADVYVNDAFGTAHRSQPSIVGLPLVLPSVAGLLMEKEVANLSRVFTGAPRPVTFVLGGTKVDDSIAVAENVLARGTADRVIVVGVVGNVFLLAAGHDIGRPSARLIDDLGYRAEIDKAKALLESYADRLSLPHSVAVREDGERVDYPLDAVPEDAQVLDIGSDSIRSLTGTITESGTVVVNGPAGLFEEEQFAVGTFELLRAASTVEFSVVGGGHSGAAIERLGLESEFTHISTGGGAAIEFLTGKKMPAIEALEMSRKIFG, encoded by the coding sequence GTGGAGATCGGTACGCTCGCAGATACTGGGAAGTTGACGGGAACGGTGATGCTGCGGGTTGATTTCAACTCGCCCATCGATCCCTCCTCAAACCAGATCTTAGACGACAAAAGGTTTCGGGAACACCTGCCGACGGTGCAGGCACTTGAGGACGCACGGCTCGTCGTCCTCACGCACCAGAGCAGGCCCGGCAAGAAGGATTTCACGACGCTTGAGGCGCATGCGGCGAAACTGGAGCGGCTGCTCGGCCGCCCGGTGACGTACGTGGAGGACATCTTCGGGCGGTGCGCCCGGGATGCCATCCGGAGCGCGAAGCGCGGCGACGTCCTGATGCTCGAGAACCTCCGGTTCGCCGCCGAGGAGAACCTGACCCTGAAGCCCGATGAGGCGAAGAAGACTCTTCTCGTCCGGCGGCTGGCGTCGATGGCCGACGTGTACGTCAACGATGCGTTCGGAACGGCACACAGGTCGCAGCCATCGATCGTGGGGCTGCCGCTCGTGCTGCCGTCGGTGGCCGGCCTCCTGATGGAGAAGGAGGTCGCGAACCTCTCCCGGGTCTTCACCGGGGCCCCGCGCCCCGTCACCTTCGTCCTTGGGGGGACGAAGGTGGACGACTCGATCGCGGTCGCAGAGAACGTCCTCGCGCGAGGGACGGCCGATCGGGTGATCGTCGTCGGCGTGGTGGGCAACGTCTTCTTGCTTGCGGCGGGACACGATATCGGGCGCCCGTCGGCCCGGCTGATCGACGACCTCGGCTACCGGGCTGAGATCGATAAGGCGAAAGCCCTCCTGGAGTCCTACGCCGACCGGCTCTCTCTGCCGCACTCGGTCGCCGTGCGCGAAGACGGCGAACGGGTCGATTACCCTCTTGACGCCGTCCCGGAGGACGCCCAGGTGCTCGACATCGGGAGCGACTCAATCCGGAGCCTCACGGGGACGATCACGGAATCGGGAACGGTCGTGGTGAACGGGCCGGCGGGACTCTTCGAGGAGGAGCAGTTCGCCGTCGGCACCTTCGAGCTCCTGAGGGCGGCGTCCACCGTGGAGTTCTCGGTGGTGGGCGGCGGACATTCCGGCGCGGCCATCGAGCGGCTCGGTCTCGAGAGCGAGTTTACGCACATCTCTACCGGCGGAGGGGCGGCAATCGAGTTCCTGACCGGGAAGAAGATGCCCGCCATCGAAGCGCTGGAGATGTCCCGCAAGATCTTCGGCTGA
- a CDS encoding response regulator, whose product MYTILVVDDSPMIVDVFVTMLERGGYRPITAFSGEECLETLKATPPDLVLLDIMMEPMDGWETLERIKTNSATRDIPVLMLTAKPLTPEEANEYGPYIEDYILKPTTHHQLYEAIEHVLARRHSIATNIERAREAGVDQKLVDEYERLAKSVDINRRLLKILETTYSIKDARAGMGEDITRAIKSMAASIKIQEERLNQVRNQFEDLFEAR is encoded by the coding sequence ATGTATACGATATTAGTTGTTGACGACAGCCCCATGATCGTCGATGTTTTTGTTACCATGCTGGAGCGTGGTGGCTATCGGCCGATAACCGCCTTCAGTGGCGAGGAGTGTCTTGAGACCCTGAAGGCGACCCCTCCGGACCTGGTTCTTCTCGACATCATGATGGAGCCGATGGACGGCTGGGAGACGCTTGAGAGGATCAAGACAAACTCCGCAACGCGGGATATCCCCGTCCTCATGCTGACCGCAAAACCCCTCACGCCCGAGGAGGCGAACGAATACGGCCCCTATATCGAGGACTATATCCTCAAGCCCACCACCCATCACCAGCTCTACGAGGCCATCGAGCACGTGCTGGCACGCCGGCACTCCATCGCCACCAACATCGAGCGGGCGCGCGAAGCCGGTGTGGATCAGAAACTCGTCGACGAATATGAACGTCTCGCAAAAAGCGTCGATATCAACCGCCGCCTCTTAAAGATCCTTGAGACCACCTACAGCATCAAGGATGCCCGGGCGGGCATGGGCGAGGACATCACGAGGGCGATCAAGAGCATGGCAGCGAGCATCAAGATTCAGGAAGAACGGTTGAATCAGGTTCGCAACCAGTTTGAGGATCTCTTCGAGGCGCGTTGA
- a CDS encoding V-type ATP synthase subunit D → MALRDIKPTRSELINVKRRIKLSERGYNILKMKRDGLILEFFKVLQQAKDSRGALLERYEHAMEMIALAETVEGAIGVKAAAFSTADAPAISLKSKNIMGVVVPEIEASSVRKGVLDRGYGMLGTSAVIDETAEAFEDLLEAIIEAAEIETTMKRLLDEIESTKRRVNALEFKVIPELSEARDFIKMRLDEMEREELFRLKKIKARSA, encoded by the coding sequence ATGGCGCTACGAGATATCAAGCCGACCCGATCCGAGCTGATCAACGTCAAGCGACGGATCAAGCTCTCGGAGCGCGGCTATAACATCCTCAAGATGAAGCGCGATGGGCTGATCCTGGAGTTCTTCAAGGTGCTGCAGCAGGCGAAAGACAGCCGTGGCGCCCTTCTGGAGCGCTACGAGCACGCAATGGAGATGATCGCCCTCGCGGAGACCGTCGAGGGCGCGATCGGGGTGAAGGCCGCCGCCTTCTCGACGGCGGACGCCCCCGCCATCTCCCTCAAAAGCAAGAACATCATGGGCGTCGTCGTCCCGGAGATAGAGGCGTCTTCCGTCCGGAAGGGCGTGCTCGACCGCGGCTACGGGATGCTCGGCACCTCCGCCGTCATCGACGAGACTGCTGAAGCGTTCGAGGATCTGCTCGAGGCTATCATCGAGGCCGCCGAGATCGAGACGACCATGAAGCGGCTGCTCGACGAGATCGAGAGCACCAAGCGGCGCGTGAACGCGCTCGAGTTCAAGGTGATCCCGGAGCTCTCCGAAGCCAGAGATTTCATCAAGATGCGGCTCGATGAGATGGAGCGCGAGGAGCTCTTCCGCCTGAAAAAGATTAAGGCACGGAGCGCCTGA
- a CDS encoding roadblock/LC7 domain-containing protein — MEESARKYIDEIQSVVGVTACALVSSEGRILGKHFPEGDITSSLFAAMCATVLASAEAACGSVDVERPTLVTVASADATVLIVSVGEATLITAVIDRSADLPAVQRQLLDIAARIGEEEA, encoded by the coding sequence ATGGAAGAGAGTGCCCGGAAGTACATCGATGAGATTCAGTCGGTTGTCGGTGTTACCGCGTGCGCTCTCGTATCCAGTGAGGGCAGAATTTTAGGTAAACACTTCCCGGAAGGCGACATTACATCGTCGCTTTTCGCAGCAATGTGTGCAACTGTCCTCGCGTCGGCGGAGGCGGCTTGCGGCAGCGTCGATGTAGAGCGGCCGACCCTGGTCACCGTTGCCTCAGCCGACGCTACAGTCCTCATCGTGAGTGTCGGGGAAGCCACCCTGATCACGGCGGTGATTGATAGGTCGGCGGATCTCCCAGCAGTACAGAGACAGTTATTGGATATAGCAGCCAGGATCGGAGAGGAGGAGGCATGA
- a CDS encoding phosphate-starvation-inducible PsiE family protein, with protein sequence MIPTKNRADTIISSISWVTLSIYLLIAASLSLLAIFSFYDVILQVAALIHTENMTQGILGVLHALLLTLIIVEILETVTAYFRTNRVLVTPILIAGITAMVRRVLTFGVEQLDPVDIGMTLAAILVLTIAIVYIGKQERADSY encoded by the coding sequence ATGATTCCCACCAAAAATCGCGCAGATACGATCATATCCTCCATATCATGGGTAACGCTGAGCATATACCTGCTCATCGCCGCCTCGCTCTCCCTGCTCGCGATCTTCTCGTTCTACGACGTCATCCTCCAGGTAGCGGCGCTCATCCATACCGAGAATATGACCCAGGGCATACTCGGGGTCCTGCACGCGCTCCTTCTGACCCTCATCATCGTCGAGATCCTGGAGACGGTGACGGCGTATTTCCGGACCAACAGGGTGCTCGTGACGCCGATCCTGATTGCAGGCATCACCGCAATGGTGCGGCGGGTGCTGACCTTTGGAGTCGAACAACTGGATCCCGTCGATATCGGAATGACACTCGCGGCGATCCTCGTGCTGACAATCGCGATCGTCTATATCGGGAAGCAGGAACGCGCGGATAGTTACTAG
- the minD gene encoding cell division ATPase MinD has protein sequence MIKAYTIASGKGGTGKTTVTANLGTALAQHGRETCIVDTDVGMANLGLVLGLAETPITLHEVLAGTASIRDAMYEGPYGLKVVPCGLSLQGFQNANPERLTDVMCDLTDRCEFLLLDAPAGIGTDGVIPLTVADEVLLVVNPEISSIVDALKIKILTETVGGTIGGAILNRAILEETEMSRRKIEKTLDVSIIDTVPEDANVRRAAAAKTPVVVGAPGSESSKAFRRIAAKLAGIPVEAEPHKVQEGFVERFARALFRREP, from the coding sequence ATGATTAAAGCCTACACTATCGCCTCCGGGAAAGGCGGCACCGGGAAGACGACCGTCACCGCAAACCTGGGAACAGCATTGGCCCAGCATGGCAGAGAGACGTGTATCGTTGACACGGATGTCGGGATGGCCAACCTCGGACTGGTACTTGGGCTTGCAGAGACCCCGATCACGCTCCACGAGGTTCTGGCAGGGACAGCGTCAATCAGGGATGCAATGTACGAGGGGCCGTACGGCCTCAAGGTAGTACCCTGTGGTCTCTCGCTCCAGGGGTTCCAGAACGCGAATCCAGAACGGCTCACGGACGTGATGTGTGATCTCACTGACCGTTGTGAATTTCTGCTTCTCGATGCACCCGCCGGTATCGGAACGGATGGGGTCATACCGCTCACGGTAGCAGATGAGGTTCTGCTGGTCGTGAACCCCGAGATCTCTTCGATCGTGGATGCTCTGAAGATCAAGATCCTGACGGAGACGGTCGGCGGCACCATCGGGGGAGCTATTCTCAACCGGGCGATACTGGAAGAGACCGAGATGAGCCGGAGAAAGATCGAGAAGACCCTCGACGTATCGATCATCGATACGGTGCCCGAAGACGCAAACGTACGAAGGGCAGCAGCGGCAAAGACACCGGTCGTCGTCGGAGCGCCGGGTTCCGAATCATCGAAAGCGTTCAGAAGAATTGCAGCCAAACTGGCGGGTATCCCCGTTGAGGCGGAGCCGCACAAGGTGCAGGAAGGATTTGTTGAGCGGTTTGCCCGCGCACTATTCAGGAGGGAACCATGA
- a CDS encoding damage-control phosphatase ARMT1 family protein codes for MRLTADCTNCLLSRVEYESRLCIDDSLRVSEIVDACRDLLSRIAADPVPAPVIASRVHRLAYRMIGDPDPYRSLKRDNNADAAIVCRTVRGDLSTFHDLALASVIGNTLDYGSQAHTVTDNFVEFFRREFAAGLTVDDTTAIERLTSRVVYLADNCGEIVFDALFADHLKKNGSHVTFAVRGAPILNDATMEDAAALGLDRRVDLLTPTTDGIAELGLNRELAPPALADALDRATLVLAKGMANYESLSDGRDLPPVAYLMSVKCGPIGADIGIPVGSRVALLRE; via the coding sequence ATGAGGTTGACTGCAGACTGCACGAATTGCCTGCTCAGCCGGGTTGAATACGAGAGCCGGCTCTGCATCGACGATTCCCTGCGCGTCTCCGAGATCGTCGATGCGTGCCGGGACCTTCTCAGCCGCATCGCTGCCGATCCGGTGCCCGCACCCGTCATCGCGAGCCGGGTACACCGGCTCGCCTACCGGATGATCGGTGATCCCGACCCCTACCGGTCGTTGAAGAGGGACAACAACGCCGACGCGGCGATCGTCTGCCGGACGGTGCGCGGCGATCTATCTACGTTCCACGACCTTGCGCTGGCATCCGTCATCGGCAACACGCTGGATTACGGTTCACAGGCGCATACCGTCACCGACAACTTCGTCGAGTTCTTCCGGCGGGAGTTTGCGGCGGGGCTGACCGTCGACGACACCACCGCGATCGAGAGGCTCACCTCCCGGGTGGTCTACCTCGCCGACAACTGCGGCGAGATCGTCTTCGACGCGCTCTTCGCCGACCATCTCAAGAAGAATGGTTCCCACGTCACGTTCGCCGTCCGGGGAGCCCCGATCTTAAACGACGCGACGATGGAGGATGCCGCGGCGCTCGGTCTCGACCGCCGGGTCGACCTGCTCACCCCCACCACGGACGGCATCGCCGAACTCGGGCTCAACCGCGAGCTCGCTCCGCCGGCGCTCGCCGATGCACTTGACCGCGCGACGCTCGTCCTCGCGAAGGGCATGGCGAACTACGAGTCGCTCTCCGACGGCCGCGACCTTCCCCCCGTCGCCTACCTGATGTCGGTGAAATGTGGCCCGATTGGCGCGGATATCGGCATCCCGGTCGGCTCCCGGGTTGCCCTCCTTCGTGAGTGA
- a CDS encoding DNA-directed RNA polymerase subunit H has protein sequence MGTSLDVLKHEMVPDHQIMGEEEVADLLATYHITLEQLPKIYHDDPAVKAIGSEVGSVIRIVRDSRTAGRAEAYRLVVKRPKK, from the coding sequence ATGGGGACTTCACTTGACGTACTCAAACACGAGATGGTTCCGGACCATCAAATTATGGGCGAGGAAGAGGTCGCCGACCTCCTTGCGACGTACCATATAACTTTAGAGCAATTGCCGAAGATCTATCACGACGATCCTGCAGTGAAGGCCATAGGGAGCGAAGTCGGGAGCGTCATCCGGATCGTTCGCGACAGTCGTACCGCAGGCAGAGCCGAAGCCTACAGGCTCGTTGTGAAGAGACCGAAGAAATAA